DNA from Nitrospira sp.:
AGATCCGTGAATTGTTCGGCGACGACCGGAAAAAGGAGCAACCATGAAGTCTCTGTTTTCTGTCGCATTGGTGGCGGGGCTGTTGACGGTGGCAGGCTGCGCCGGCCAGGAAGTTCACGAGTACTCTCCCAAGTGGGATTCCTGGATGGGGAGCAGCAAGGACGATCGCATCAAGGAAATGGGCATTCCGACCAAATGCCATTCCTTCAAGGACGGCGGCGAAGTGTGCGAGTGGTCGGTGCTTCAACAAGACGGCAGGCAGGAACTGATCGGGTTGACGTTCAACCCCAAGGGCCAGGCCTGCCAGTGGTCCTATCGCGGATTTTACGGCGTACAGAAAAGCAAGACGAGTTGCTGAGGCCATGACGGTCAAGGTCAAGATCTGCGGCCTGACGAACGCCGAGGATGCAGCGGCGGCGGTCGAGGCCGGAGCCGACGCGGTCGGGTTCGTCTTCCACAAGAAGAGTCCCCGTTGCGCGGAGGCGGCGGTGGTGAAGGGGATCGTGAAGACGCTCCCTCCGTTCGTGCTGCCCATCGGCGTGTTCGTGAATGAAGACGCCAAGGTGGTGCGCGATGTAGTGGACAGTTGCGGGCTGGCCCTTGCGCAACTCCATGGTGATGAGACGGCAGCCTATTGCGAGGCGCTGGGACGTCCGGTGCTCAAGGCGATACGCCTCAAGGATCGGCGATCCTTCCTCATCTTGGCCGAGTTTCAAGGGAGGGCAGGCGTGCGGGGATTTTTAGTGGATGCCTTTTCGTCCGATGCCTATGGAGGCACGGGGCAGGTGGCCGATTGGTCGTTGGCCGCGGAAGCATCGTCGGCCGCCCCTGTTCTGCTGGCCGGCGGGTTGACGCCGGAGAATGTCTCGCAGGCGATCCTCCAGGTCCGGCCGTACGGCGTGGATGTCAGCAGCGGCGTCGAAGCGAGCCCCGGCAAGAAGGACCATGAGAAGGTACGGGCCTTCGTGAGGGCCGTCAGGCTTGTCTCTCCGTAGAACGGCGTCTATACTTTCATCTTTCACGAATAGCCGAAGGAAGATTCATGGCGGTACCAGATCGACATGGCCGGTTCGGACCCTATGGAGGGCGGTACGTTCCCGAGACCCTGATGCCGGCGCTGCTGGAATTGGAAGAGGTCTACCGGCGCACGAAACAGGACAAGCGGTTTCAAGCTGAGTTCGCACATTATCTGAAAGAATACGTCGGGCGCCCCACTCCGCTCTACCT
Protein-coding regions in this window:
- a CDS encoding Phosphoribosylanthranilate isomerase, whose product is MTVKVKICGLTNAEDAAAAVEAGADAVGFVFHKKSPRCAEAAVVKGIVKTLPPFVLPIGVFVNEDAKVVRDVVDSCGLALAQLHGDETAAYCEALGRPVLKAIRLKDRRSFLILAEFQGRAGVRGFLVDAFSSDAYGGTGQVADWSLAAEASSAAPVLLAGGLTPENVSQAILQVRPYGVDVSSGVEASPGKKDHEKVRAFVRAVRLVSP